aaatgtcaGGAAGCATCGCACTGCAgatacaacagcagcaggagagtgtgagttgtttgttcttcatcatgtttttctctctgctgtatTAATAagcagagtcagagagaaactAATTACAATCTCCTCACTGCAACAGAGGCATTTTTGCAGTTGTTCTTCAAGTAGATTTTTACTCTGATTCTCGTCTAACTCGTCTGATGATGACGTTTTAAcctgtttcttgtttgttttcattttctttgcattttatttGTACTAAACACTGAACACTTCAGTGAGGACTCACAATTAATTTTCCTCAAGGGAGAGATTTTACACCTGCTAATATTGTACTTCATCTACTCACAACATATAATTAGCACAAGCTGACATCTACTTGACTACTTGAGTGCACTCGACTGAGCTATTTAGACAAACTGCAGACTTGAAATACACTTAATTCCAAATGTGTAGTCACTGATTTTTGCTgatggcagcagaggaacaggctgtaaacacaacactgacgcATGTTTCACAAAGAATAATGTAATgttacagacaaaaacagacagtttGTGTCTAAATCTTTTGGAGGATTTAGTATTTGTTTCAAGAAGTAATTTGAAGTCATATTTTGAGTGTGGAATTCTTTCTCTGTATGGGTCTGAtgttagtgtttgttttcatggaCTTTCTAACTATCAAAAGTCCTGTATTAgtactttttatttaagaaaatattCCTTTATACTGTCTCTATCACTGCTTACAAATCAGACCCATCTGGAAATATTCAAAATTACGAGTCAACATCACAAATGAGATTGATTCTGGAGGTCAAAATGGGTTTAGTCCGACCTCTTTTACACAACCACTCATATCTGGTGTTTTACACTATGAAGACTTGTATTAGGGTCACCATGAACATCCCATCcagttcctttttttttttttaccatcacaTCTTATCTATCCTTGTTGTGGCCTGAGTAAAGCCATGGGGAGGGTAATACTGAGTGAGAGACGGTGTTTGAACAGGTGTAAATCACAGCAGTGAGATTAAGTCCTTGATTTACTGCCCCTGCCTcggtgtgagagagggagggtggaggagaaagaggaagagataaaGACATCAATCATTACCTCTTGGAAAGGCTTCATTCCTCCGTATTTGCCCTCTTTCTGGTGTCCCCCgacaatatttttcttttttatgtgatAAGGAGAAGTGAAATTATTGCTCAGCTTGAGCCCCGCGACATCAGACGCAGTTTGTAGGAGGCGTTTAGGTGCTCTCGGTGTTATCTGTATGAACCCAGTCACCTCAAACAACCCTGTCTGATTCTTACAGTATCTCCAGGGTGTAGTCAGAAACATAACTCCACATCAGTCTTTTAGCTtaaattttaatgttgtatgttatttattgtcattttaccttttgattatttttgattaaCCCTTTGTTGATGgaaaaaactacagaaaaagGCCTGTTACAGGTCTTCAGCTGGCTTTTCTGTGAGACCGTCTAAAAGCTGGAAAATCACTTTTAAAAAGGTGAAATCAGAGAATATTTAGTAGTtttctcactgaaatgaatgagcATCCAGAAAGCTATAAAATCTAATATGAAAGGAATTGTCCTGCTGTGGATGTCCAACAGATAATTCCTCATCCAAACAGTGTCCATTAGAGGCACACTGTTAAACATCCCTTGTCCTCAATGAGTGCTTCCTAATTAACCACATCCTAGCTGGTTACTGTTACAAATGTTATTTCAATTACTTCAATCATAAAATTTGATGAGGTTTTCTATCTTTTCTACTTTTATCTCTGTCTCGGCTGTAGAACATTTTCCTGGAGATTGCCCCCATCTTGTTTTTACGCTGTTGagtgttttgtgattttgttaacactctgtgtctgtgttctgcTAGCGAACGAAAGAACAGGTCTAAGTTTGGCAAAATGAAGAATAAGGTGCAACAAACCCAGAATGTAGATGCAGGAAGTTTAACACCAAACAGTTATGGAGAaaccttttcattcatttgggtcatgtttttggtctcctccacctgctgaggGAAATCtttggctctttagctgctaaatgctccactgtttTCACCAGCTGGTTTCTAACCGTGTCTGTCTGCTAGACAGGTAGTGGAGTCTGTTTCTGAGAGTttctttctctgaaaacagtttCCTGCTGTGGCAATAACTCTCTGAGATCATCACTATGAGAGACCCATTTATAAAAGTTTATAGCTGCTTTGTGTTACTCAGTCATCCTTTTAGGTTCCTGTTGTTTATCTTTCCTTTGCATACACAAGAGCTGTAGACTTGTTCCCATAATGTGTCTACAAACCAGCCAATCAGGGAATCTCACCGCTGCATCGTTTCATGCAGTCGTCAGCTGATGTGGTTCACCTGGTCGGCTCTGCCCTCCAGGCTGTAAAAGCTGGTCCATTAACTGatctcattcttattttccAGCTGGCTTTCATCCTTGTCTCTTTGTTGTGACaccactgcagcacacactTCATACTTTCACTTTgcttattttgttcattttttttattgccttGATTAAGCGATAAATTGTTTGGCCTCTATAAAAAACTCaggaaatagtgaaaaatgctgGTTACAGTTTCCCATACCCTGAACTGACATCTGGAGATTAAATGAGAACTTCAGCTTCCTCTTCTAAGAGTCCTTTAATAGACTTTATTTTCCTGCCTGTTCTGTGGTTTACAGCCTGTTTCATGACTCCGACCAGTCAGTGGATGGTAGATCCAACACTGCTCTAACCCAAATTTCACAAATGGCTCCCTAAAATAATTCTGTCCTAGTATTAATGCCTCTCGCTCCGGAGACGATGAGGCTGAGTGCCCGTGAAACTGTGCCAGGTGCTTCAAGTGTTATAACATTGTGAGTCACTTTGCACAGATAAGCCTGAAGGGTTTTACCCAGACAAGAGGTAGCAAGAGGATAGTACACATTTAAGGATAATTTTCAGATACAGGTACAACTGGAACGCATCATCACTACAAAGCCAGCACACTACTCAAAACTCTCTTtagttttcttaattttttgGACTTGCTTATGGTGTGGCTCACAGGGTGGTAAAATTGGTTGATTGGTCCACCACTTTCCTTCAGTTTGAAATATCCCATCAACTGTTTTGCACAGACATTATAGTTTACTCCCAACGACACTATTAAGTCAAACTTctaatttgtccagtactttggtttatgaccatttatgactgaaaaatgaatgactttCCCATTGGCCTCAGTGGTTATCActctaacatgctaaactaagatggtgtGCATGGTAAACTTTATGCCTGCTAAACATCAGGTTGTTAGAATTTAGGTCAAAGTGCTGTTGGGCCTCTGGGAGACTGTCcttgtgaaagaaaacaactacGTAGGTTGTCTGCTTCTTACAACCCATAGTTTGGGTTTATTGTTAGGCTAGTAGTTTTTGTGCCCAACCAAACCAGTTCCATAACCTTAACTGTGTGCTTATTATTGGAACCATGGCAACAAAGGTCTGGCTTGCCAACCACCATTGGATGGCATTTCAGGAGACGGTCCTATGGGTCGTAACAAACAACCTATATGGTTGTTCAGGTTGGAGGaagtacagcctcacacagctgctagcatggctacaGACTcttgttcttatttttctccacattaacatgtttgtttaagTGATAATTATAGTTTCTTAAATGATTTTCCACAATGCCAGGATGTGATTCTGGTGAATAAATACCACATCCCTCCATTTTGTGGCCTACAGTCACATTTATCCCCAGATCAGCCTTGTAACACTCACCATGTGTAATTTATctatgtacatatgtgtgtagCTGTAACCTAACGTCCTTCTGAGGTTGTATAAACCCGCAGATTCCCAGAGACAATACCAAGGACATGTCCTCGGCGTCCTCCTGTAGCAGCTATGACCCtgatgtgctgcagctgaatatTATTTTCAGTTCTCCTCGTTGTGACTTTGTCTGGAGTGCATGAGAAAAAACTGACTTTCACAAAATCCTCAAGTTTCAGTcaatttcttacattttattacTGTTGCACCATTTATACAAGTACATATAATTTTGAATGCATCAATTTCCATATCATCTTTTTGTTAGTTTGAATGAATGTGTGGTGTGGAAATAGCAGTGGTGAGACATGGGATGGAAATATCAACTGTAGTTGCCATGGATGCAGACTgagaaataatttttttttttttttttccacttgacCAAAAAGACAGGACTACAGGTTCACCCAACCACGGACATGCAATTTACTGAGtcaagagaggaaggaaaactGAACCACGTGACACACGACGCTCCtcaagtgtttgtttctgctaCGGTTTGACAAGTGCTGGGAGGAAAACGTTGTGTGTCAGGTGGATGAAACTGAAAAGCTGGCAGATGGATGGCTGAGATGGGtgaatatataaacatatatctGCATATATGCAAATGTGGGAAGAATgaaagtacatttattaaaagGACTGTAGTTTGGGCTGctggtacttttactccactgtttttattttctgaaacactcgCGTATTTAGTGACTTTTCAGGTTAATTTGCAAATTGGGATTGTCCATTCATCATGAGATAAGATCCTAAAATATCACTGATGTTTCGTACCCTTCagtctttccttccttcttttttcttcagtcaCTCTTTCCTTGTTTGTATACCTCCCTTCTTTCAACCTGccattcctttccttttctcttttcagatCATATTAAAGAATGaatcctttctttctttctcccttcatTTCCTTCCTGACCTTTGTTGCAATAGAGTATTTTTCCACTGTAAtactgctgcttttacttgtttacagctgtacgtcttcttccaccactgcatgcatgtacacatatgtaatatatatttctaaaaagtaaaggaaaatgCATGATGcgtgaaaatgacaaaatcagaGGCTCCCTTCCATGTGCAAGGCTTTTCCATCCCATAATGATAGCATGGCATATGGTTGCCACAGAAACATGGACCATAGTAGATTGAGTAGGCTGCTGAAGGCTCTGATCATTCACTGAAATCCTGACTCCTGTGTTCAGTGGGATCAGGCTGCTGATGACTGACGCCGTCTGGGCTGTTTTCACCTGCTCAGATACCAAACCGGTGAGGTTTGCCCCACAAGACAGACTTATTTACTAAAGTTCCTGCTGTAATCATATGAAAATTTGACTGTTTGTGTCAATTTTAAATAGATCTACTGGTTgtagagtgtttttttttaacattactCTGTCATTGCAGCacatttaatttgtcttttaatCATTTATGGCGGGATCACAGAAAAACTCCATCATCTCCAAACATATAGTGAAAAAGGTTGCAGATATTTTTCATCTATTTATATGCCATATAATGGTTGAACTCAGTTGTAGACAAGAAAATCTCCAAGAAATGTTCAGTGTTTAATCCAAATTCCAAATTGGCATTTTGGGGTAGAGTTAAAAAAAGGATTTGGGTTCCTCTTccagaaactgaaaacagtcaCAGGAAAGAGCTCAAGAGCCAGTTTagtctatttttcttttctgaaccAGCATTATCTGAACTCATGCAGCAAATGTCACCTTCTTGGTATTCTGAGCAAGTTCCAACAATCTCTATGTCTTGACTGTAAAGACCATTTCACCCAGGTCAGCAGTAGATAtgtcttttaaaaacaaatctcatGATCTGTAagtatttgttttcagatttggATGTAGGATCAGAGATTTCCATCTTTCTAAGAACATTGCAGACATCTTTTCAGCGAGGCTTTGCAGATTTTATACGTGTattacaaatgttaaaaaaccACTTAGTTCACTTAGAATATACCTAAGGGTTTCAGTACAAAATCTAGAACCTTATCTGAAAAATTCCTATGACTGTTTAATATGTCTAAGAATGTGTTTTGCTCTGTAAAGCCAGCCTTTTTCAACCTCCAAAATGTCTTAGAAAGCCTGAACATTCTCAGTCCTCACAACAAATGTAACTTCCTTTTTTTAGAAGTTCTGTTTTTTCCCTTCAGAAAAAAGTGGTGTCTAATCCCAAGAGGAAAATGGGTAGCAACACAACCCAACAATACCAAAAAGCAGAGGGGGAAAGGACGGGTTAAAAAAGGACACAACCACAACTCCACGGCACCGGAAAACTAGAGGTACCAGGCCAAAGCCGAGAACACGACActctgaagaggaggatgagtgGAAGGGGGAGAGCTGAAGAATGAACGGATTCAATGGAAGTCCAGCTGGTAAAGTGATTTCTTAaaccctcccccctccttccctcagAACCATTTCCCCAAattttgattttctgacatccacagagcagaggatgCAGGTGAATGTATGAACACAGGCCCTCACTGGGCCCACATGGGAGTCAGGTTAAACCTCTTGACCATATGAGGGAAAGGGATGATGGATGTGGAATGGTGAAGCGAATGGCCGACACAGACTCGTATCAAAGTTCAAATactacagcagaaaaaaatagaataaaacataacaataataatagcaataatcATCTGCAGCGGTGGGAAACTTCTCCAGGTGGTTGCTCCAGTCCTCCTCATTCaacaaatcatcatcattacaattattattattattgttattatcataaTATGGGTGGGCGagttaatttcattttcttttttttttaatcttcatcGTCGTTGAGTTAGgtactttattttttcatttccgAAAAGAAGCTGTCCATTAATCTTGAACTGCTACGGTTTGATCCTTGCTTGGTGCCTCTGTGGCGTTTGCCTCCTTGGCAGGAGGTTCGGCGGCTGGTGTTGAACTAGGTGCAGCAGCGGCCTCCTTTGCTGGTGCAGGAGCTGCCGCCGCCTCTGTGGGCTTGGGGTCAGGGGAGGCAGCGGGGGCCGCCTCGGCCTTGGCTGCTGGTGCCGCGGGTGCCTCAGTCTTTTTGGCGTCGGCCTCATCTTTGCTCTCGGCCGCCGGGGCGGGCGCTGCGGCCTTGGCCTCGGGCTCCTTGGCGGCAGGGGCAGATTCTTTGGCCGGGGCGGGGGCAGCTGGTTTCTCCTCGGCCTTGGCGGGCTCTGCGCTCTTTGGCGCCTCTGTTTTCGGCTCAGCATTGGCGGCAGGTTTCTCAGGCTCCTTTGCAGCGGGAGCTGCATTCTTTTCCTCGTCTTTCGGCGCTGCAGCGTCTGCTGCCGGCGCCTCCTTGGCCGCTGTGTCATTCGCTACCTCCTTACCATCGGTGGCAGCTTGGGCCTCATCTTTGTTGTCTTTCGGTGCTTCACTCTCCTCAGCAGAGGCTCCCTCTGCTTTGGCATCCTTGTCTTTGGCCTTGTCATCATTTACACTGTAtcccttcttctttttgctGAGCTTGCCTCCCATTTTGGATCTCTGGCTTCTGAAACAgatgggaaaataaataaagtttagtaTTATAGAGACAATTATTtatgcattcattcattaaaaggaaaatgcaACTGGAAGCAAGCACACTACAAAAATAGACCAAACAAAGACTAAATGTGATGAAGAACCACAAGGAATCAAGTCTTGAGCACATTTGAAGCTCACGATAGgaataaatgaaatatcttAAGTGACAGAGTAAGTGATGTTTGAAGCACTGTTCTTCTTCAGAGGATGAGTTTTGATGAAGAGCAGTCTTTTTTTGTGGTTAAAAAATTATAAGGTTATTGCACCAGCAGCTTCTCGGTGTACAGTCTTTGAGACAGTTAGTGCAAAATCTGAAGGAACAGGccaagaaaaagaggaagacaatGCCCATAGAAATGATACGTAGCCATGCATCTTATGTATTGCATTCCTGATGTATGTCCTCAACCTGAACCACATACTCCTCAGAGATTCTCCCAGCatgatatttttctctgtcagattGGGCAAAGCTTGTTTAAACATGAGGAGAGGAgtttaaacagagaaagaaacgGAATAAAAATATCCAGACACACTCAGCATGTCTTGTTTCTCACCTCTCAGATCAAGATCCTCT
The DNA window shown above is from Lates calcarifer isolate ASB-BC8 linkage group LG4, TLL_Latcal_v3, whole genome shotgun sequence and carries:
- the basp1 gene encoding brain acid soluble protein 1 homolog, translating into MGGKLSKKKKGYSVNDDKAKDKDAKAEGASAEESEAPKDNKDEAQAATDGKEVANDTAAKEAPAADAAAPKDEEKNAAPAAKEPEKPAANAEPKTEAPKSAEPAKAEEKPAAPAPAKESAPAAKEPEAKAAAPAPAAESKDEADAKKTEAPAAPAAKAEAAPAASPDPKPTEAAAAPAPAKEAAAAPSSTPAAEPPAKEANATEAPSKDQTVAVQD